Proteins from a single region of Pungitius pungitius chromosome 4, fPunPun2.1, whole genome shotgun sequence:
- the LOC119199472 gene encoding NAD(P) transhydrogenase, mitochondrial-like, whose amino-acid sequence MSTLLRCFSGSSVALLQKGVCQRTTGRRTFRTFPVLWDQKASRGVLYKDLVVGVPKETLQNERRVALSPAGVEALVKQGFKVQVESGAGEESKFSDQHYRDAGATITDVTGALGSDLVLKVRAPSLSEADLLKPHSTLVSFIYPAQNPELMRKLSDRQSNVLAMDQVPRVTIAQGYDALSSMANIAGYKAVVLAANHFGRFFTGQITAAGKVPPAKVLVIGGGVAGLAAAGTAKSMGAIVRGFDTRPAALEQFKSFGAEPLEVNIKESGDGVGGYAKEMSQEFIDAEMALFAKQCKEVDIVISTALIPGKRAPILIKKEFVESMKDGSVVVDMAAEAGGNIETTRPGELHVHKGVTHIGYTDLPSRLPTQASTLYSNNVLKLLKAISPDKEYFHYEPKDQFDYGTIDHVIRGTLVMKDGKDIFPAPLPKTVPPPPVKQKTVAELKAEKTAVISPFKRTMTSAGAYTAGVSTCLALGIISPNAAFTQMVTTFGLSGIVGYHTVWGVTPALHSPLMSVTNAISGLTAVGGLVLMGGGLTPSSLPEGLALAAAFVSSINIAGGFLITQKMLDMFKRPTDPPEHNYLYMLPGAAFVGGYGASVAAGYNIEQMMYLGSGLCCVGALAGLSAQRTSRLGNVLGMMGVAGGIAATLGALKPSPELLSQMSLAMATGGTLGLTIAKRIEISDLPQLVAAFHSLVGLAAVLTCVAEFMIEFPHLDTHPSTGVLKTVAYMGTYIGGVTFSGSLVAYGKLQGVLSSSPLLLPGRHMLNAGLMAASMGGMVPFMLSSTYGTGMGCLVGVSGLSTIMGVTLTAAIGGADMPVVITVLNSYSGWALCAEGFLLDNNLMTIVGALIGSSGAILSYIMCVAMNRSLPNVILGGYGTTSTAGGKPMEIVGTHTEVNLDQTIDIIKEASSIIITPGWGLCAAKAQYPIADMVKMLKEQGKSVRFGIHPVAGRMPGQLNVLLAEAGVPYDVVLEMDEINEDFPETDLTLVIGANDTVNSAAQEDPNSIIAGMPVLEVWKSKQVIVMKRTLGVGYAAVDNPIFYKPNTSMLLGDAKKTCDSLQAKIREAFY is encoded by the exons ATGTCGACCCTCCTGCGATGCTTCTCCGGCTCCTCTGTCGCTTTGCTCCAGAAAGGGGTTTGTCAGAGGACCACTGGAAGGAGGACTTTCAGGACTTTCCCTGTGTTATGGGACCAAAAGGCCTCCAGAG GTGTGCTCTACAAGGACCTGGTGGTCGGGGTTCCCAAGGAGACGCTGCAGAATGAGCGCCGCGTGGCGTTGTCTCCTGCGGGCGTGGAGGCGCTGGTCAAGCAGGGCTTCAAGGTGCAGGTGGAGagtggagctggagaggagtcCAAGTTCTCCGATCAGCACTACAGGGATGCCGGAGCCACCATCACCGACGTCACCGGAGCCCTCGGCTCAGACTTGGTCCTCAAG GTTCGAGCCCCCAGTTTGAGCGAGGCGGACCTGCTGAAGCCCCACTCCACCTTGGTGAGCTTCATCTATCCAGCGCAGAACCCGGAGCTGATGAGGAAACTATCCGACAGGCAGAGCAACGTGCTGGCCATGGACCAGGTGCCCCGGGTCACCATCGCCCAGGGCTACGATGCGCTCAGCTCCATGGCTAACATCGCAGG gTACAAAGCTGTGGTTTTGGCCGCTAACCACTTCGGCAGGTTCTTCACCGGTCAAATCACAGCTGCAGGAAAAGTCCCCCCAGCTAAG GTCCTGGTCATCGGAGGCGGCGTCGCCGGTTTGGCAGCGGCAGGTACGGCCAAGTCGATGGGAGCCATAGTCCGAGGTTTTGACACCAG GCCAGCCGCCCTGGAGCAGTTCAAGTCGTTCGGGGCGGAGCCCCTGGAGGTCAACATCAAGGAGTCTGGCGACGGGGTCGGAGGTTACGCCAAAGAGATGTCTCAAGAGTTCATTGACGCCGAGATGGCGCTCTTCGCCAAGCAGTGCAAGGAGGTGGACATCGTGATCAGCACGGCCCTGATTCCAG ggaaGCGCGCTCCCATTCTGATCAAGAAGGAGTTCGTGGAGTCCATGAAGGACGGCTCCGTGGTGGTGGACATGGCCGCGGAGGCCGGGGGAAACATCGAAACCACCAGGCCCGGAGAGCTGCACGTTCACAAG GGCGTAACGCACATTGGCTACACCGACCTGCCCAGCCGCTTGCCCACCCAGGCCAGCACCCTGTACTCGAACAACGTGCTGAAGCTGCTGAAGGCCATCAGCCCCGACAAGGAATACTTCCACTACGAGCCCAAAGACCAGTTTGACTACGGGACGATCGATCATGTCATCCGCGGGACTCTTGTtatgaag GACGGCAAGGACATTTTCCCCGCGCCCCTCCCCAAAACGGTGCCCCCGCCGCCAGTGAAACAGAAAACGGTGGCGGAGTTGAAGGCCGAGAAGACGGCGGTGATCTCGCCCTTCAAGCGCACGATGACCTCCGCTGGCGCCTACACGGCAG GTGTGTCCACCTGTCTGGCTCTGGGCATCATTTCCCCCAACGCGGCCTTCACCCAGATGGTCACCACCTTCGGCCTGTCCGGCATCGTGGGATACCACACGGTGTGGGGCGTGACCCCCGCTCTGCACTCGCCCCTCATGTCCGTCACCAACGCCATCTCAG gtctGACAGCTGTTGGCGGTCTGGTGCTGATGGGCGGCGGTCTCACACCCTCCAGCCTGCCCGAGGGTCTCGCTCTGGCGGCGGCTTTCGTTTCCTCCATCAACATCGCCG gtgGTTTCCTGATCACCCAGAAGATGCTGGACATGTTCAAGCGTCCCACTGACCCTCCAGAGCACAACTACCTGTACATGCTGCCCGGGGCGGCGTTTGTTGGGGGGTACGGCGCCTCGGTGGCCGCTGGGTACAACATCGAGCAG ATGATGTACCTGGGCTCGGGCCTGTGTTGCGTCGGGGCGCTGGCGGGCCTCTCCGCCCAGCGCACCAGCCGCTTGGGGAACGTCCTGGGCATGATGGGAGTGGCAGGGGGCATCGCCGCCACCCTCGGTGCCCTCAAACCCTCCCCGGAGCTGCTGTCTCAGATGTCTCTGGCTATGGCCACAGGGGGAACCCTGG GTCTGACCATTGCCAAGCGCATTGAAATCTCGGACCTGCCGCAGCTCGTGGCGGCCTTCCACAGCCTCGTGGGCCTGGCGGCTGTCCTCACCTGCGTCGCCGAGTTCATGATCGAGTTCCCTCACCTCGACACTCACCCATCCACCGGAGTGCTCAAGACCGTGGCCTACATGGGCACCTACATCGGCGGCGTCACCTTCAGTGGCTCACTGGTGGCCTACGGCAAGCTTCAAG GCGTGCTGAGCTCgtcgccgctgctgctgccgggacGACACATGCTGAACGCCGGCCTGATGGCGGCGTCCATGGGGGGCATGGTGCCCTTTATGCTCAGTTCAACCTACGGCACCGGCATGGGGTGTCTGGTCGGAGTGTCTGGGCTTTCCACCATCATG gGTGTCACCCTGACGGCGGCCATCGGCGGCGCCGACATGCCCGTGGTCATCACCGTGTTGAACAGCTACTCCGGATGGGCGCTCTGTGCCGAAGGCTTCCTGCTGGACAACAATCTGATGACCATCGTcggcgctctgattggctcctcCGGTGCCATCCTCTCTTACATCATGTGTGTG gCCATGAACCGCTCCCTGCCCAACGTGATCCTGGGCGGATACGGCACCACCTCCACGGCGGGCGGCAAGCCGATGGAGATCGTCGGCACTCACACCGAGGTCAACTTGGACCAGACCATCGACATAATCAAGGAAgccagcagcatcatcatcacacCAG gtTGGGGTCTGTGTGCAGCCAAAGCCCAATACCCCATCGCAGACATGGTGAAGATGCTGAAGGAACAGGGCAAGAGTGTCAG GTTTGGGATCCACCCAGTGGCCGGTCGCATGCCGGGCCAGCTGAACGTCCTCTTGGCCGAGGCCGGCGTTCCCTATGACGTGGTCCTGGAGATGGATGAGATCAACGAAGACTTCCcag AGACCGACTTGACGCTGGTCATCGGAGCCAACGACACGGTGAATTCTGCAGCGCAGGAGGACCCCAACTCCATAATCGCTGGCATGCCTGTCCTGGAGGTGTGGAAGTCCAAACAG GTGATAGTGATGAAGCGCACATTGGGTGTGGGCTACGCCGCGGTTGACAATCCCATTTTCTACAAGCCGAACACATCCATGTTGCTAGGAGACGCCAAGAAGACGTGCGACAGTCTGCAAGCAAAGATCAGAGAGGCCTTCTACTAG
- the afg2b gene encoding LOW QUALITY PROTEIN: spermatogenesis-associated protein 5-like protein 1 (The sequence of the model RefSeq protein was modified relative to this genomic sequence to represent the inferred CDS: inserted 1 base in 1 codon) yields the protein MSLRLLSSDPSDRGSQRCRLGPGMMSALGLEPGSPLLVSVXRGSCLCTAWPRADLAEGFVQMDLKCCSPGLLSHPPAHLHLEPDRLARAPCPKLKGAKVTVVVQSVEFKKLTPPRLVHELVKDMLKGVRVREKHVVNLEDFDTEIRRVVIESIDPDSTRSGLITSKTAVEVVGIQTLRHHRSQLQDQKIVPLGGLEEVCASLREMLQLPLLYPDTLSSLGVSCPRGVLLVGPPGVGKTLLVRTVVREVGASLVVVRGPEVVGSRPGESEEKLRAVFERARSAAEEGPCVLFLDELDSLCPRRRGSSAPENRLVAQLLTLMDGMRGSDRFLVVGATNRPDSLDAALRRPGRFDREVVIGAPTAQQREAILSALCARMPVCPGVDVAELAQRTTGYVGADLSALCREAAMHAIRGSSKGSGEQAIGTKHFHEALKAVRPSCLRSSLGRTELSPTSWAQIGGLDEVKLKLRQSIEWPMMYPEAFARLGLCRPRGVLLYGPPGCAKTTLVRAAAGSSHCAFLSVGGADLYSPYVGDSEKALAQLFRQARACAPCILFLDEIDSLIGSRPDSQAPGGVQTRLLSVLLNEMDGVGLKTLERRGADKILQAEGAEPNRAQEKLDSQEVCNKDVMVVAATNRPDCLDSALLRPGRLDHIIYVPPPDQQVRLCILKMCTKSMPVDTDVCLEELAAKTEFYSGADLENLCKEAALLALQEENMEASAIKHAYFLRSLHNMSPSLTAQQIQSYHKGPR from the exons ATGTCTCTGAGGCTGCTGTCATCGGATCCATCGGACCGGGGCTCCCAGAGATGCAGGCTGGGTCCCGGCATGATGTCCGCGCTGGGTCTTGAGCCGGGCTCCCCGCTGCTGGTGTCCG CCCGGGGGAGCTGCCTGTGCACCGCCTGGCCGCGGGCCGACCTGGCGGAGGGTTTTGTGCAGATGGATCTGAAGTGCTGCTCCCCCGGCCTGCTCTCCCATCCGCCCGCCCACCTCCACCTGGAGCCGGACCGGCTCGCACGCGCGCCCTGTCCCAAACTGAAAGGCGCGAAGGTAACCGTGGTGGTCCAGAGTGTCGAGTTCAAGAAACTCACACCTCCTCGCCTCGTGCACGAGCTCGTGAAGGACATGCTGAAAGGCGTGCGTGTCCGCGAGAAGCACGTGGTAAACCTGGAGGATTTCGACACGGAGATTCGGCGTGTTGTCATTGAAAGCATCGATCCGGATTCCACCAGATCTGGATTAATCACCTCGAAAACCGCTGTTGAGGTCGTCGGTATCCAAACGCTGCGACATCACAGGAGCCAGCTGCAGGACCAGAAAATAGTCCCTCTGGGGGGACTGGAGGAG GTGTGCGCCTCCCTGAGAGAGATGCTGCAGCTGCCGCTGCTCTATCCAGACACCCTGAGCTCTCTCGGGGTGTCGTGTCCCAGAGGTGTGCTCCTAGTGGGGCCTCCAGGTGTGGGCAAGACCCTGCTGGTCCGCACCGTGGTGCGGGAGGTGGGGGCCAGTCTGGTCGTGGTCAGAGGGCCAGAG GTGGTGGGTTCGCGGCCGGGGGAGAGCGAGGAGAAGCTGCGAGCCGTGTTCGAGCGCGCTCGCTCCGCGGCCGAAGAGGGCCCCTGCGTGCTGTTCCTGGACGAGCTGGACTCGCTGTGCCCGAGGAGACGCGGCTCCTCGGCGCCGGAGAACCGCCTGGTCGCTCAGCTCCTCACGCTGATGGACGGGATGAGAGGGTCCGACCGCTTCCTCGTCGTCGGAGCCACCAACCGGCCGGACAGCTTGGACGCGGCGCTGCGCAGGCCCGGGAGATTCGACAGGGAG GTTGTCATCGGAGCCCCCACCGCGCAGCAGAGGGAAGCCATCCTGTCGGCTCTGTGTGCGAGGATGCCCGTGTGTCCCGGGGTGGACGTGGCAGAGCTGGCTCAGAGGACCACGGGCTACGTCGGGGCGGACCTCAGCGCCCTGTGCAGAGAGGCCGCCATGCACGCTATACGAGGCAGCTCGAAG GGTTCAGGAGAGCAGGCGATTGGTACCAAGCACTTCCACGAGGCCCTGAAGGCGGTGCGTCCCTCCTGCCTGCGGAGCAGCCTGGGCAGGACGGAGCTCTCTCCGACCTCGTGGGCGCAGATCGGCGGCCTGGACGAGGTCAAACTGAAACTCCGGCAG AGTATCGAGTGGCCGATGATGTACCCCGAGGCCTTTGCGCGCCTGGGCCTGTGTCGGCCCCGCGGCGTGCTGCTCTACGGGCCCCCGGGGTGCGCCAAGACGACGCTCGTCAGGGCCGCGGCCGGCTCGTCTCACTGCGCCTTCCTGTCCGTGGGCGGCGCCGACCTCTACTCCCCGTACGTCGGGGACTCCGAGAAGGCTTTGGCTcag CTGTTTCGCCAGGCCCGGGCCTGTGCCCCCTGCATCCTGTTCCTCGACGAGATCGACTCCCTGATCGGCTCGCGGCCCGACAGCCAGGCGCCAGGCGGCGTGCAGACGCGCCTCCTGTCGGTGCTGCTGAATGAGATGGACGGAGTCGGCCTGAAGAcgctggagaggaggggggccgATAAGATCCTCCAGGCGGAGGGAGCGGAGCCGAATCGCGCCCAGGAAAAG TTGGACAGCCAGGAGGTGTGCAACAAAGATGTGATGGTCGTAGCTGCCACAAACCGACCTGACTGCTTGGACAGCGCCCTCCTCAGACCTGGCAGGCTGGACCACATCATCTATGTCCCGCCCCCTGACCAGCAG GTCCGTCTTTGCATCCTGAAGATGTGTACAAAGTCGATGCCCGTGGACACCGACGTGTGTCTGGAGGAGCTGGCCGCAAAGACAGAGTTCTACTCTGGGGCCGACCTGGAAAATCTCTGCAAGGAG GCTGCTCTGTTGGCGCTACAAGAGGAAAACATGGAGGCCTCGGCCATCAAGCACGCATACTTCCTTCGGTCCCTCCACAACatgagcccctctctcactgccCAGCAGATCCAATCCTATCATAAAGGTcccagatga
- the c4h15orf48 gene encoding normal mucosa of esophagus-specific gene 1 protein has product MGGFLQMLRKKKELIPLIAFMGLAAAGATSAGVYFLFTKPDVILNRSKNPEPWERLDPSKPQKLITINQQWKPVDELEYVKSLTK; this is encoded by the exons ATGGGTGGATTCTTACAAAtgttgagaaagaaaaaggag CTGATCCCTCTGATAGCGTTCATGGGGTTGGCTGCAGCAGGAGCCACATCCGCTGGTGTCTACTTTCTATTTACTAAACCTGATGTTAT TTTGAATAGGAGCAAAAACCCCGAACCTTGGGAAAGACTGGACCCGTCGAAACCCCAAAAG CTCATCACGATCAACCAGCAGTGGAAACCAGTGGACGAGCTGGAGTACGTGAAGAGTCTCACCAAGTAA